The following coding sequences lie in one Mycobacterium gordonae genomic window:
- a CDS encoding TldD/PmbA family protein — MTANRGIDADFLDLPRRQLADAALSAAKAAGASYADLRIHRISTEIIQLRDGELETAVLSRDIGLAVRVIVAGTWGFASHAELSPDVAARTARHAVQVATILAALNTEQVRLAPEPVYADAMWASDYRIDPFGLPASDKISVLEDYSRRLLDADGVNHVSATLNAAKEQTFYADTFGSSITQQRVRLQPQLEAVTVDAKAGNFESMRTLAPPTARGWEAVAGDDVWNWSAELAELPDLLYEKVHAPSVVPGPTDLVIDPTNLWLTIHESIGHATEYDRAIGYEAAYAGTSFATPDKLGAMQYGSPVMNVTADRTVDYGLATVGYDDEGVAAQSWDLVRDGVFVGYQLDRVFAPRLGAPRSNGCSYADSAHHVPIQRMANVSLQPGPEDLTTEDLISRIDDGIYIVGDKSWSIDMQRYNFQFTGQRFYRIRDGRLYGQLRDVAYQATTTDFWNAMEAVGGRSTWRLGGALNCGKAQPGQIAPVSHGCPSALFRGINVLNTRTEGGR; from the coding sequence GTGACAGCGAACCGGGGAATCGACGCCGACTTCCTTGACCTGCCGCGCCGCCAGTTGGCGGACGCCGCGTTGTCCGCGGCGAAGGCGGCCGGGGCCAGTTATGCAGACCTGCGCATTCACCGGATCAGCACCGAAATCATCCAGCTGCGCGACGGCGAACTCGAGACCGCCGTGCTCAGCCGCGACATCGGTCTGGCGGTGCGGGTGATCGTCGCGGGCACCTGGGGCTTCGCCTCGCACGCCGAGTTGTCGCCGGATGTGGCGGCCCGCACCGCGCGGCACGCCGTGCAGGTGGCCACCATCCTGGCGGCGCTGAACACCGAACAGGTCCGACTCGCTCCCGAGCCGGTGTACGCCGACGCGATGTGGGCCTCGGACTATCGGATCGACCCGTTCGGCCTGCCGGCGTCGGACAAGATCAGCGTGCTGGAGGACTATTCGCGAAGGCTGCTGGACGCCGACGGGGTCAATCACGTCTCGGCCACCCTGAATGCCGCCAAGGAGCAGACCTTCTACGCCGACACGTTCGGTTCCTCGATCACCCAGCAGCGGGTGCGGCTACAACCCCAGCTCGAGGCGGTCACCGTCGACGCCAAGGCGGGCAACTTCGAGTCGATGCGCACCCTGGCGCCGCCGACGGCGCGGGGCTGGGAAGCGGTGGCCGGCGACGACGTCTGGAACTGGTCCGCCGAGCTCGCCGAGCTGCCCGACCTGCTCTATGAGAAGGTGCACGCGCCGTCGGTGGTGCCCGGGCCCACCGATCTGGTCATCGACCCCACCAACCTGTGGCTGACCATTCACGAATCCATCGGCCATGCAACCGAATACGACCGCGCGATCGGCTACGAAGCCGCTTACGCGGGGACGTCGTTCGCCACCCCTGACAAGTTGGGCGCCATGCAGTACGGCTCGCCGGTGATGAACGTGACCGCCGACCGCACCGTCGACTACGGTTTGGCCACCGTCGGTTACGACGACGAAGGGGTGGCCGCGCAAAGCTGGGACCTGGTGCGCGATGGCGTGTTCGTCGGTTACCAACTCGACCGGGTGTTCGCCCCGCGACTGGGAGCACCGCGCTCCAACGGGTGCTCGTATGCCGACTCCGCCCACCATGTGCCGATCCAGCGGATGGCCAACGTGTCGCTGCAGCCCGGGCCGGAGGACCTCACTACCGAGGATCTGATCAGCCGGATCGATGACGGTATCTACATCGTCGGAGACAAATCGTGGTCGATCGACATGCAGCGCTACAACTTTCAGTTCACCGGGCAGCGGTTCTACCGCATCCGCGACGGCCGCCTGTATGGACAGTTGCGTGATGTGGCCTACCAGGCGACCACCACTGACTTCTGGAATGCGATGGAGGCGGTCGGTGGTCGGTCGACTTGGCGGTTGGGCGGTGCGCTGAATTGCGGCAAGGCCCAGCCCGGTCAGATCGCCCCCGTCAGCCACGGCTGCCCGTCGGCGTTGTTCCGGGGCATCAATGTGCTCAACACCCGGACCGAGGGCGGCCGATGA
- a CDS encoding carbohydrate ABC transporter permease gives MPDAPRRSTALAYALLAPSLFGVVAFLLLPILVVVWLSLYRWDLLGPLHYVGFANWRSVLHDGDFADSLVVTSIFVALVVPAQTALGLLAALLLAPRLPGSGLFRTLYVLPWICAPLAIAVLWRWILAPTDGAVSTLLGRRIEWLTNPDLALPMVSAVVIWTNVGYVSLSFLAGLLAIPEDVHNAARTDGAGVWQRFWRITLPMLRPTTFFVLVTGIVSTAQVFDTVYALTGGGPEGSTDLVAHQIYAEAFGAASIGRAAVMAVVLFVILVGVTFVQHLYFRKRISYDLV, from the coding sequence ATGCCCGACGCGCCACGCCGCTCCACCGCGCTGGCCTATGCGCTGCTGGCGCCCAGCCTGTTCGGTGTCGTCGCGTTCCTGTTGCTGCCGATCCTGGTGGTGGTCTGGCTGAGCCTCTACCGCTGGGACCTGCTGGGTCCGCTGCACTACGTCGGGTTCGCCAACTGGCGTTCGGTGCTGCACGACGGCGACTTCGCCGACTCGCTGGTGGTCACCTCGATCTTCGTCGCGCTGGTGGTGCCGGCACAGACAGCGCTCGGACTGCTGGCCGCGCTGTTGCTGGCGCCCCGGCTTCCGGGCAGCGGGCTGTTCCGCACGCTCTACGTGTTGCCGTGGATCTGCGCGCCGCTGGCGATCGCGGTGTTGTGGCGCTGGATCCTGGCCCCTACCGACGGCGCGGTCAGCACCCTGCTGGGCCGTCGCATCGAATGGCTGACCAACCCCGATCTGGCGCTGCCCATGGTGTCGGCGGTCGTCATCTGGACCAACGTCGGGTACGTCTCGCTGTCGTTTCTGGCCGGGCTGCTGGCCATCCCCGAGGACGTCCATAACGCCGCACGCACCGACGGCGCCGGCGTGTGGCAGCGGTTCTGGCGCATCACCCTGCCGATGCTGCGGCCCACCACGTTCTTCGTACTGGTGACCGGGATCGTCAGCACCGCACAGGTTTTCGACACCGTGTATGCACTGACCGGCGGCGGCCCCGAGGGCAGCACCGACCTGGTGGCCCATCAGATCTATGCCGAGGCGTTCGGTGCGGCCTCGATCGGCCGCGCCGCGGTGATGGCCGTCGTGCTGTTTGTGATCCTGGTCGGCGTCACGTTCGTTCAGCACCTGTATTTCCGCAAACGGATCAGTTATGACCTCGTCTAG
- a CDS encoding carbohydrate ABC transporter permease codes for MTSSRARLGLLYTGLVAGALITLAPFALGLLTSFTSEHQFATGSPLQWPRPPTLTNYTDLVGTGFGRAAAVTALMTAVILLGQMTFSVLAGYAFARLHFPGRDALFWVYVATLMVPGTVTVVPLYLMMAQMGLRNTFWALVIPFMFGSPYAIFLLREHFRLIPEDLVNAAHLDGANTLDVLVHVILPSSKPVLAALTMITVVSQWNNFMWPLVITSGRKWRVLTVATADLQSRYNSQWTLVMAATTVAIVPLIVLFLAFQRHIVSSILVSGLK; via the coding sequence ATGACCTCGTCTAGGGCGCGGCTGGGCCTGCTCTACACCGGACTGGTCGCGGGTGCGCTGATCACCCTGGCGCCCTTTGCGCTCGGTTTACTCACCTCGTTCACCTCCGAGCACCAGTTCGCCACCGGCTCGCCGCTGCAGTGGCCACGTCCGCCCACCCTGACCAACTACACCGACCTGGTAGGCACCGGGTTCGGCCGCGCGGCTGCGGTGACCGCCCTGATGACCGCGGTGATTCTGCTGGGCCAGATGACGTTCTCGGTGCTGGCCGGCTACGCGTTCGCACGGCTGCACTTTCCCGGACGGGATGCCCTGTTCTGGGTCTACGTCGCGACGTTGATGGTGCCGGGCACCGTGACGGTGGTGCCGCTGTACCTGATGATGGCTCAAATGGGGTTGCGGAACACGTTCTGGGCGTTGGTGATTCCGTTCATGTTCGGCTCGCCGTACGCAATCTTCCTGCTCCGCGAGCACTTTCGCCTCATCCCCGAAGACCTGGTCAACGCCGCGCACCTCGACGGCGCCAATACCTTGGACGTGCTGGTGCATGTGATCCTGCCGTCGAGCAAACCGGTGCTGGCGGCGTTGACGATGATCACGGTGGTCTCCCAGTGGAACAACTTTATGTGGCCGTTGGTGATCACCAGCGGCCGCAAGTGGCGGGTGTTGACGGTGGCCACGGCCGACCTGCAGTCCCGGTACAACTCGCAGTGGACCCTGGTGATGGCGGCCACGACGGTCGCGATCGTGCCGTTGATCGTGCTGTTTCTGGCATTCCAGCGGCACATCGTGTCCTCGATCCTCGTTTCGGGGCTCAAGTGA
- a CDS encoding ABC transporter substrate-binding protein: MKRPRFSTLFAAALTLVAALLLTTAILMGRARDNGKIVVTVRLWAEPIARVYQQSFQAFTRTHPNIEVRTNMVAFSNYFDTLRTDVAGGSADDIFWVSNAYLDAYADSGRLIKIEGADQGWDPAVTEQFTHHGVLWAVPQLTDAGIALFYNADLLAAAGVDPAVLDTLRWSPGSDDTLRPLLARLTVDVDGHPAGTTGFEPRRVRQWGYNAANDPQAIYLNYIGSAGGVFQRGNEFAFDNPEALQAFRYLVGLINSDHVAPPASDTNDNGDFSRNQFLAGKMALFQSGTYSLAAVARDATFRWGVAMIPSGPKGRVSVTNGIAAAGNSASKHPDAVRQVLAWMGSSEGNAYLGREGAAIPAVLSAQPGYFAYWKARGVDVGPFFSVMRGPRIPAPGGAGFAAGNEALQPYFDEMFLGRGDIAALLKQAQDAANAAASR; the protein is encoded by the coding sequence ATGAAGCGGCCGCGCTTCTCCACGCTCTTCGCCGCCGCGCTCACGCTGGTCGCGGCGCTACTGCTGACGACGGCGATTCTGATGGGCCGCGCCAGGGACAACGGCAAGATCGTGGTGACCGTGCGACTGTGGGCCGAACCCATCGCGCGGGTCTATCAGCAGTCCTTCCAGGCATTCACGCGCACCCACCCGAACATCGAGGTGCGCACCAACATGGTGGCATTCTCGAACTACTTCGACACCCTGCGCACCGACGTCGCCGGCGGCAGCGCGGACGACATCTTCTGGGTGTCCAACGCCTACCTCGACGCGTACGCCGACAGCGGCCGACTGATCAAGATCGAGGGCGCCGACCAGGGCTGGGACCCGGCGGTCACCGAGCAGTTCACCCACCACGGCGTCCTCTGGGCGGTACCGCAACTCACCGATGCCGGCATCGCGCTGTTCTACAACGCCGACCTGCTGGCGGCGGCCGGCGTCGATCCCGCGGTGTTGGACACCCTGCGCTGGAGCCCCGGCAGCGACGACACCTTGCGGCCGCTACTGGCCCGGCTGACCGTCGACGTCGACGGACACCCAGCCGGCACAACGGGTTTCGAGCCGCGACGGGTGCGACAGTGGGGATACAACGCAGCCAACGATCCGCAGGCCATCTACCTGAACTACATCGGTTCGGCGGGCGGAGTGTTTCAGCGCGGCAACGAATTCGCCTTCGACAACCCCGAAGCGCTACAAGCCTTCCGCTATCTCGTCGGCCTGATCAACAGCGACCACGTCGCGCCGCCGGCCTCCGACACCAACGACAACGGCGATTTCTCCCGCAACCAGTTCCTCGCCGGCAAGATGGCGCTGTTTCAGTCCGGGACCTACAGCCTGGCCGCGGTGGCGCGCGACGCCACTTTCCGCTGGGGGGTGGCGATGATACCCAGCGGGCCGAAGGGCCGCGTCAGCGTGACCAACGGCATTGCCGCGGCGGGCAATTCCGCTTCGAAGCACCCCGACGCGGTGCGCCAGGTGCTGGCCTGGATGGGCAGCAGCGAGGGCAACGCCTACCTGGGCCGCGAAGGCGCCGCCATCCCGGCGGTGCTGTCGGCTCAGCCAGGCTACTTCGCGTACTGGAAAGCCCGGGGTGTCGACGTCGGGCCGTTCTTCTCGGTCATGCGCGGACCGCGCATCCCGGCCCCCGGCGGGGCCGGCTTCGCCGCCGGTAACGAGGCCCTGCAACCCTATTTCGACGAAATGTTTCTGGGTCGCGGCGATATCGCTGCACTGCTCAAACAGGCGCAAGACGCCGCCAACGCCGCAGCCTCGCGCTAG
- a CDS encoding Crp/Fnr family transcriptional regulator yields the protein MSTDLRQAIASAPMFGGLNSEQVEFLAAQSRPISLPAGQVLFRRGTPSTGFYMVRDGRMQLSVSNSEGVVKVVEILSPGSAFGHAVMFLHEPYPVDATALADTDLVFVPATAVDRLLDSDPAMARVMLSSMARRLQSKIQDIAMLSLQSATQRIIAYMLGAAGARSWDLAGGTESSASPDTGSASVQLPALKQVLASRLGMTPETFSRAMRTLTAEGLIRVNGPVVEIPDVSALDAHARSQSIL from the coding sequence ATGAGCACCGACCTACGCCAAGCGATCGCGTCCGCCCCGATGTTCGGCGGCCTGAACTCCGAGCAGGTGGAGTTCCTGGCCGCCCAGAGCCGGCCGATCTCGCTGCCCGCCGGACAGGTGCTGTTCCGCCGCGGAACACCGTCGACGGGGTTCTACATGGTCCGCGACGGCCGCATGCAGCTCTCGGTGTCCAACTCCGAGGGTGTGGTCAAGGTAGTCGAAATACTCAGCCCGGGAAGCGCTTTCGGACACGCGGTGATGTTCCTGCACGAGCCATACCCCGTGGACGCCACGGCGCTGGCCGACACCGACCTGGTGTTCGTCCCGGCGACGGCCGTCGACCGCCTCCTCGACAGCGACCCGGCCATGGCCCGGGTGATGCTGTCCTCGATGGCGCGCCGGCTGCAGTCGAAAATCCAGGACATCGCCATGCTCTCGCTGCAGTCGGCCACGCAGCGGATCATCGCCTACATGCTGGGCGCCGCCGGTGCCCGTTCCTGGGACCTGGCCGGCGGGACGGAATCGTCCGCTTCCCCCGATACCGGCTCGGCCAGTGTCCAACTACCGGCCCTCAAGCAGGTCCTGGCCTCCAGACTCGGTATGACACCGGAGACGTTCTCGCGGGCGATGCGGACCCTCACTGCCGAAGGACTGATCCGCGTGAACGGCCCGGTCGTGGAAATCCCCGACGTCAGCGCGCTGGACGCGCATGCGCGTAGCCAGTCGATCCTGTGA
- the hcp gene encoding hydroxylamine reductase, producing the protein MFCYQCEQTDRTASPDRPNLLTFGCAAARGNCGKDATTAALQDVLVQVNLGIGQYARKARELGAPDPQFAAHASFDLFTTLTNVNFNATRFMSLIADAVGMRDKAKLAYQNAARAAGVEPEDLLGAAQFTPATTISEVAAQALEVGVSAGLDVLGADVVGLRNLNLYGLKGVCAYAHHAHALGYRSDETDAGIESSLAFLAGAPSDSDALLAHALELGSLNFAVMAMLDAANTGSFGSPVPTPVRVTPIVGKAILVSGHDLHDLARILEATAGTGINVYTHGELLPAHGYPELHKHGHLVGNYGGAWQDQQRDFTAFPGPIVMTSNCLIEPRPAYRNRIYTTGPVGWPGIRHLDTADLSLVIRAAQALPGFTAEMPAETVTTGFGRDAVLSVADTVIQAVKDGAIKRFLLIGGCDGAAPGRNYYTEVADHAPADTVLMTLGCNKYRFNNHEFGEIGGIPRLLDIGQCNDSYSAVQIALALADAFGCGVNDLPLSLFVSWFEQKAAAVLLTLLSLGIRNIRLGPTLPAFLTPAVVDILVDKFALMPIGDPAQDLVDAMAGA; encoded by the coding sequence ATGTTCTGCTACCAGTGCGAACAGACCGACCGCACCGCATCCCCCGATCGCCCCAACCTGCTGACTTTCGGCTGCGCCGCCGCGAGGGGCAATTGCGGCAAGGACGCCACCACGGCGGCGTTGCAGGACGTGCTGGTCCAGGTGAACCTGGGCATCGGCCAGTACGCGCGGAAGGCGCGCGAACTCGGCGCTCCCGACCCCCAGTTCGCCGCACACGCAAGCTTCGACCTGTTCACCACACTGACCAACGTCAACTTCAACGCCACCCGCTTCATGTCGTTGATCGCCGACGCCGTCGGCATGCGGGACAAGGCCAAGCTGGCCTACCAGAACGCCGCCCGCGCCGCCGGTGTAGAGCCCGAGGACCTACTAGGAGCGGCGCAATTCACGCCTGCCACAACCATTTCCGAAGTGGCCGCCCAGGCCCTCGAGGTCGGCGTCAGTGCGGGACTGGATGTCCTGGGCGCCGACGTCGTGGGCCTGCGCAACCTCAACCTGTACGGCCTGAAGGGTGTCTGCGCTTACGCTCACCACGCGCATGCACTCGGCTACCGCTCCGACGAGACGGACGCCGGCATCGAATCCAGCCTGGCATTTCTGGCCGGTGCACCGTCGGACTCCGACGCGCTGCTGGCGCACGCCCTGGAACTGGGTTCGCTCAACTTCGCGGTGATGGCGATGCTCGACGCGGCCAACACCGGCAGCTTCGGCAGCCCGGTGCCCACCCCGGTGCGGGTCACCCCCATCGTGGGCAAGGCCATCCTGGTGTCCGGCCATGACCTGCACGACCTGGCCCGCATCCTGGAAGCCACCGCGGGTACCGGCATCAACGTCTACACCCACGGCGAACTGCTGCCCGCCCACGGCTATCCTGAGCTGCACAAGCACGGCCATCTCGTGGGCAACTACGGCGGCGCCTGGCAGGACCAGCAACGCGACTTCACCGCTTTCCCCGGCCCCATTGTGATGACCTCCAACTGCCTGATCGAGCCGCGCCCGGCCTATCGCAACCGGATCTACACCACCGGCCCGGTCGGCTGGCCGGGCATCCGCCACCTCGACACCGCCGACCTCTCGCTGGTGATCAGGGCGGCGCAGGCGTTGCCGGGCTTCACCGCGGAAATGCCGGCCGAAACCGTCACCACCGGATTCGGTCGCGACGCGGTGCTTTCAGTCGCGGACACCGTCATCCAAGCGGTCAAAGACGGCGCAATCAAACGATTCCTGCTCATCGGCGGGTGCGACGGTGCCGCCCCGGGTCGCAACTACTACACCGAGGTCGCCGACCACGCACCCGCTGACACTGTGCTGATGACGTTGGGCTGCAACAAGTACCGCTTCAACAACCACGAGTTCGGCGAGATTGGTGGCATCCCGCGGCTGCTCGACATCGGGCAGTGCAACGACAGCTACTCGGCGGTGCAGATCGCCCTGGCGCTGGCCGATGCCTTCGGTTGCGGGGTGAACGATCTCCCACTCAGCCTGTTTGTGTCGTGGTTCGAGCAGAAGGCCGCGGCGGTGCTGCTGACACTGTTGTCGCTGGGAATCCGCAACATCCGGCTCGGCCCCACCCTGCCGGCGTTCCTCACCCCTGCGGTGGTCGACATTCTGGTCGACAAGTTTGCGCTCATGCCTATCGGCGACCCCGCACAAGACCTGGTCGATGCCATGGCGGGGGCCTGA
- a CDS encoding FAD-binding oxidoreductase encodes MTEIADTPPDIELRCYDVVLVTNEGEQSNIRCDSQTTLLEAAEGAELVLKSACQAGGCGACSAVLSDGQVEMGEHDPDVIETPEEEGGILLCRSFPRADCRISLPYGRGQVVTAPPSLHPARIVGLDRVADTVMRLRLSLLSDDGSCSADFESGQFVRITVPGSEVRRAYSPANVANWDGALEFYIRLLPGGAMSEYLIGSAAVGDELRVSSAKGDFALVENGFRPRWFIAGGTGLSPLLSMLRRMAEWGDTQPARLFFGVTRHTEVFGQDELRTLAATLPDLRVDTLVWQADPAWSGATGNPVELAAAEAALLDEWPDVYVCGPPPMVDAAYAALTAVGIPGDQIHAERFSAVI; translated from the coding sequence ATGACCGAGATCGCCGACACGCCACCCGACATCGAGCTGCGGTGCTACGACGTCGTCCTGGTCACTAACGAGGGAGAGCAGTCGAACATCCGATGCGATTCGCAGACAACACTTCTCGAAGCGGCCGAGGGAGCCGAACTGGTGCTGAAGTCGGCGTGTCAGGCCGGTGGTTGCGGGGCTTGTTCGGCGGTACTCTCCGACGGGCAGGTGGAGATGGGCGAGCATGATCCCGATGTCATCGAGACGCCCGAAGAAGAAGGCGGAATCCTGCTGTGCCGCAGTTTTCCCCGTGCTGATTGCCGAATCAGCCTGCCGTACGGTCGCGGCCAGGTCGTCACCGCCCCGCCCAGTCTGCACCCGGCCCGCATCGTCGGACTGGACCGGGTGGCCGACACGGTGATGCGGCTGCGGCTCTCGCTGCTGTCCGACGACGGATCATGCTCCGCGGACTTCGAATCCGGCCAGTTCGTCCGCATCACGGTGCCAGGCAGCGAGGTCCGGCGGGCCTACTCGCCGGCGAATGTCGCCAATTGGGATGGCGCCCTTGAGTTCTACATCCGGCTGCTGCCGGGTGGAGCGATGTCGGAATACCTGATCGGCAGCGCGGCTGTCGGCGACGAGCTGAGAGTCTCCAGCGCTAAGGGGGACTTCGCGCTGGTAGAGAACGGGTTTCGGCCACGCTGGTTCATCGCCGGCGGTACCGGGCTGTCACCGCTGTTGTCGATGCTGCGCCGGATGGCCGAGTGGGGCGACACCCAACCCGCGCGGCTGTTCTTCGGGGTCACCCGGCACACGGAGGTGTTCGGACAGGACGAACTGCGAACACTCGCCGCGACTCTTCCGGACCTCCGTGTCGACACGCTGGTGTGGCAGGCCGACCCCGCATGGAGCGGCGCCACGGGCAACCCGGTGGAGCTCGCGGCGGCGGAGGCGGCACTGCTCGATGAGTGGCCCGACGTGTACGTGTGCGGACCGCCGCCAATGGTCGATGCCGCCTACGCCGCGCTCACCGCCGTCGGCATACCCGGCGACCAGATCCACGCCGAGCGCTTCTCCGCCGTGATATAG
- a CDS encoding TetR/AcrR family transcriptional regulator: MQRLLVERKWSTITMADVAKEAGISRGTLYNEFGTRRGLARSYALRLTDSIITGMDTAVENHTGEGYITLRSAFSEFFSRADSDPLVHALRTEDAPNDLLRMITVESQFIVDYAAEHLAAIFERSWVRANAIDANVLGQTIARAALSFLALPPIGADDAAKTIAHVLAPFLLAVGRDRS, translated from the coding sequence ATGCAGCGCCTGCTGGTCGAACGCAAGTGGTCGACGATCACCATGGCTGATGTCGCCAAGGAAGCCGGGATCAGCCGGGGCACCCTCTACAACGAGTTCGGGACGCGTCGCGGACTGGCACGCAGTTATGCCCTGCGGCTCACCGACAGCATCATTACCGGCATGGACACCGCGGTCGAAAACCACACCGGCGAGGGCTACATCACTCTGCGATCGGCATTCAGTGAATTCTTCTCGCGCGCCGACAGCGATCCGCTGGTGCATGCGCTGCGAACCGAAGATGCGCCCAACGATCTGCTCCGGATGATTACGGTCGAGAGTCAGTTCATCGTCGACTATGCCGCTGAACACCTTGCCGCGATTTTCGAGCGAAGCTGGGTCAGGGCCAATGCCATCGACGCCAACGTGCTCGGCCAAACCATCGCACGCGCCGCGCTGAGTTTTCTCGCGCTTCCACCGATCGGTGCCGACGACGCCGCGAAAACCATTGCCCACGTGCTGGCGCCGTTCTTGCTCGCAGTCGGTCGGGACCGGTCCTAG
- a CDS encoding rubredoxin: protein MSAFQCPNCDYVYDEAIGAPREGYPAGTSWDDVEDGWPCPDCGVREKFDFNPKRPRSRTGALRDAE, encoded by the coding sequence ATGTCCGCCTTTCAGTGTCCGAACTGTGACTACGTCTACGACGAAGCGATCGGAGCGCCCCGAGAGGGCTATCCGGCCGGAACCAGCTGGGACGACGTGGAAGACGGCTGGCCTTGTCCGGACTGCGGCGTCCGCGAGAAGTTCGACTTCAACCCGAAACGCCCGCGTTCCAGGACAGGAGCCCTGCGAGATGCCGAATAG
- a CDS encoding alkane 1-monooxygenase, which yields MATIAETSPGAGVARWRDRKRYLWPLGLILPTSLLAAVAVAWLFGKLGWTAATPVLWWVGPILLYVLLPILDTFFGADDQNPPDEVIEYLENDKYYRYCTYAFIPFQMASLVVACYLWSADDLSWLGIGGGLNLISKIGVMATMGVIGGVGINTAHEMGHKRENLERWLAKVTLAQTLYGHFYIEHNRGHHVRVSTPEDPASARFGESFWMFLPRSVFGSAKSAWELEKARMGRLGKSPWNIQNDVLNAWIMSIVLFATLTAAFGWQVLPFLIIQAAYGASLLESVNFLEHYGLLRQKTPSGRYERCAPVHSWNSDHIVTNVFLYHLQRHSDHHANPVRRYQTLRSMDGAPNLPSGYATLVGLTYFPPLWRKLMDHRVIEHYDGDITRVNIDPRKREKILARYGAR from the coding sequence GTGGCGACCATTGCAGAGACAAGCCCCGGCGCCGGCGTCGCGCGCTGGCGGGATCGAAAGCGCTACTTGTGGCCGCTGGGCCTGATTCTCCCGACATCCCTGCTGGCAGCCGTGGCTGTGGCGTGGCTGTTCGGCAAGCTCGGATGGACCGCTGCCACGCCGGTGCTGTGGTGGGTCGGGCCGATCCTGCTCTACGTGCTGTTGCCGATCCTGGACACCTTCTTCGGCGCCGACGACCAGAACCCACCGGACGAGGTGATCGAGTACCTGGAGAACGACAAGTACTACCGCTACTGCACCTACGCGTTCATCCCGTTCCAGATGGCCAGTCTGGTCGTGGCGTGCTACCTCTGGTCGGCCGATGACCTGAGCTGGCTGGGGATCGGCGGCGGCTTGAATCTGATCTCCAAGATCGGCGTGATGGCGACGATGGGCGTCATCGGCGGGGTGGGCATCAACACCGCCCACGAAATGGGACACAAGCGCGAAAATCTGGAGCGCTGGCTAGCCAAAGTCACTCTGGCGCAGACCCTTTACGGTCACTTCTACATCGAGCATAATCGCGGTCACCACGTCCGGGTCTCCACCCCGGAGGATCCGGCCAGCGCACGTTTCGGCGAAAGCTTCTGGATGTTCCTGCCGCGCAGTGTTTTCGGGTCGGCCAAGTCGGCCTGGGAACTGGAGAAGGCCAGGATGGGTCGGCTTGGCAAGTCCCCATGGAACATTCAGAACGATGTACTCAATGCCTGGATCATGTCGATCGTCCTGTTCGCTACGCTGACCGCCGCCTTCGGCTGGCAGGTGCTGCCCTTCCTGATCATTCAGGCCGCCTATGGAGCGTCCCTGCTGGAGTCGGTGAACTTTCTCGAGCACTACGGTCTGCTGCGGCAGAAGACCCCGTCCGGACGTTACGAGCGCTGCGCGCCCGTGCACAGCTGGAACTCCGACCACATCGTCACCAACGTCTTCCTGTACCACCTGCAGCGGCACAGTGACCACCACGCCAATCCCGTTCGGCGCTACCAAACGCTGCGCAGCATGGACGGCGCTCCGAACCTGCCCAGCGGATACGCCACGCTCGTCGGGCTGACCTACTTTCCGCCGCTCTGGCGCAAGCTGATGGATCACCGGGTCATCGAGCACTATGACGGTGACATCACCAGGGTCAACATCGACCCCCGCAAGCGCGAGAAGATCCTCGCTCGATACGGAGCCCGGTGA